The Raoultibacter phocaeensis genome includes a window with the following:
- a CDS encoding tyrosine-type recombinase/integrase produces MLIPRLFQNALLGRYRDWLVERELAPNTVSKYTRDVRRMLEFVSSSPVPSLSKKSALMYKSDLVERYAPASVNSMIAAANSFFKFLGKPELSIKQLRIQRRTYLGTSEELTRDDYLELLAAAEEQGDGKAKLMLETLCSTGMRVGELKFVTAEALADGFVSINMKGKARIAWIPEELKSGLEALAEREGIRSGALFRSKNGVALHRTYVWKRMKSLGEAAGVDAAKVYPHNLRHLFARTFYSAHKDISALSDVLGHSSLATTKIYTMTSGRECRQQLAHLGLVA; encoded by the coding sequence ATGCTAATCCCGCGGTTGTTCCAAAACGCCCTGCTGGGCAGGTACCGCGACTGGCTCGTCGAGCGCGAGCTGGCGCCGAACACCGTCAGCAAGTACACCCGCGACGTGCGGCGCATGCTCGAGTTCGTGTCCTCGTCGCCCGTGCCGAGCCTCAGCAAGAAGTCGGCGCTCATGTACAAGTCCGACCTCGTGGAGCGCTACGCCCCGGCGAGCGTCAACTCCATGATCGCCGCCGCCAACAGCTTCTTCAAGTTCCTCGGCAAGCCCGAGCTCTCCATCAAGCAGCTGAGGATCCAGAGGCGCACGTACCTCGGCACCAGCGAGGAGCTCACGAGGGACGACTACCTCGAGCTCCTCGCGGCCGCCGAGGAACAGGGCGACGGCAAGGCGAAGCTCATGCTCGAGACGCTGTGCTCCACCGGCATGCGGGTCGGCGAGCTGAAGTTCGTGACGGCGGAGGCGCTGGCCGACGGCTTCGTGAGCATCAACATGAAGGGCAAGGCCCGCATAGCGTGGATACCCGAGGAGCTGAAATCGGGCCTCGAGGCCCTGGCCGAGCGGGAGGGCATCCGCTCCGGCGCGCTGTTCCGCTCGAAAAACGGCGTCGCGCTGCACCGCACCTACGTGTGGAAGAGGATGAAGTCGCTCGGAGAGGCTGCCGGCGTCGACGCCGCGAAGGTCTACCCGCACAACCTGCGCCACCTGTTCGCCCGCACGTTCTACTCGGCCCACAAGGACATCAGCGCCCTGAGCGACGTGCTCGGCCACTCGAGCCTCGCCACCACCAAGATATACACCATGACGTCCGGGAGGGAGTGCCGGCAGCAGCTGGCCCACCTGGGCCTTGTGGCCTGA
- a CDS encoding class C sortase, whose protein sequence is MDRRERGSARHGARRTPPSRADAPRRSAATLALAVLLIAAGVGAIGYPFAMQALYRAGAEQAVARYDAEYGGAGPGGASASGRDLDRLLADLRAYNERIFAEGQDGLRDPFSYEQPAIDLAGYGFDEDMIGYLEVPKMDLLVPVYLGASPENMARGAALLGETSVPIGGPDTNAVIAGHRGMSTAAMFRDVQLLEPGDRVYVTNPFGELAYEVAEIEIIDPSDRDAVLIQPGRDLVTLVTCHPPPYNYQRYLVRCERVQ, encoded by the coding sequence TTGGATAGGCGGGAGAGAGGCTCGGCGCGGCACGGCGCGCGGCGCACGCCGCCGAGCCGCGCGGACGCGCCGCGGAGGAGCGCGGCGACGCTCGCGCTCGCCGTCCTCCTGATCGCGGCGGGCGTCGGCGCGATCGGCTACCCGTTCGCCATGCAGGCGCTCTACCGGGCCGGCGCCGAGCAGGCGGTCGCCCGCTACGACGCCGAGTACGGCGGGGCGGGCCCGGGCGGCGCGAGCGCATCGGGGCGCGACCTGGACCGGCTGCTGGCGGACCTGAGGGCCTACAACGAGCGCATCTTCGCCGAGGGGCAGGACGGGCTGCGGGACCCGTTCTCGTACGAGCAGCCCGCCATAGACCTGGCGGGCTACGGCTTCGACGAGGATATGATCGGGTATTTGGAGGTGCCGAAGATGGACCTGCTCGTCCCCGTGTACCTGGGCGCGAGCCCGGAGAACATGGCGCGCGGCGCGGCGCTGCTCGGCGAGACGTCCGTCCCCATCGGGGGCCCGGACACGAACGCCGTCATCGCGGGCCACCGGGGCATGTCGACGGCGGCGATGTTCCGGGACGTCCAGCTGCTCGAGCCCGGCGACCGGGTCTACGTGACGAACCCGTTCGGCGAGCTCGCCTACGAGGTCGCCGAGATCGAGATCATCGACCCGAGCGACCGGGACGCCGTGCTCATACAGCCCGGGAGGGACCTGGTGACCCTGGTCACCTGCCACCCTCCCCCGTACAACTACCAGCGCTACCTCGTGCGCTGCGAGCGGGTGCAATGA
- a CDS encoding LysR family transcriptional regulator, protein MKIRQLRLFADVCDEGSLSGAAKRNGMSVQNVSKAMSDLEGELGRTLFDRSGRGARPTDAARALLPYARTALKAFELCESFGSSLRGPEPRPRND, encoded by the coding sequence ATGAAGATAAGGCAGCTGAGGTTGTTCGCGGACGTATGCGACGAGGGGAGCCTCTCGGGCGCCGCGAAGCGCAACGGGATGTCGGTGCAGAACGTCTCGAAGGCCATGAGCGACCTCGAGGGGGAGCTGGGCAGGACGCTCTTCGACCGAAGCGGGAGGGGCGCGCGCCCCACCGACGCGGCGCGGGCCCTCCTCCCCTACGCGAGGACGGCGCTCAAGGCGTTCGAGCTGTGCGAGTCGTTCGGCTCCTCGCTGCGCGGGCCGGAACCGAGGCCCCGCAACGACTAG
- a CDS encoding class C sortase: protein MRRPAKQATNEVRPGPQGAGARAGRRPSGNRLANLAFSLLLLAGAALLAYPSLAEWQAREGQQASVRTYLQAVEEAPSQEQEAQLALAQAYNEGLAAATPADPFSGGAPASSEKGSGSLAEDYAGILDVYDGIMGYLSIPSIGVELPVYHGTSERVLRLGAGHLPQTSLPIGGEGAHSVLSAHTGLPGARLFDDLDELAEGDRFFVRVYGRTLAYEVDRISVVEPSDTAGLARAEGEDHVTLVTCTPYGINSHRLLVRGTRVPYEAEGAVADQAYANPFPWWTLLLLAGWAAATAAVWRTGRGRVG from the coding sequence GTGAGGCGACCGGCCAAACAGGCAACGAACGAAGTCCGGCCGGGCCCGCAGGGCGCAGGCGCCCGGGCCGGGCGGCGCCCCTCGGGGAACCGCCTGGCCAACCTCGCCTTCTCGCTCCTGCTGCTCGCGGGCGCAGCGCTTCTCGCCTACCCCTCGCTCGCGGAGTGGCAGGCGCGCGAGGGGCAGCAGGCGAGCGTCCGCACGTACCTGCAGGCGGTCGAGGAGGCCCCCTCGCAGGAGCAGGAGGCCCAGCTCGCGCTCGCGCAGGCCTACAACGAGGGGCTCGCGGCGGCGACGCCCGCCGACCCCTTCTCGGGCGGGGCGCCTGCCTCGTCCGAGAAGGGGTCGGGGTCGCTCGCGGAGGACTACGCGGGCATCCTCGACGTGTACGACGGGATCATGGGCTACCTGTCCATCCCGTCCATCGGAGTGGAGCTCCCCGTCTACCACGGGACGAGCGAGCGGGTGCTCCGGCTCGGCGCAGGGCACCTGCCCCAGACCTCGCTGCCGATCGGCGGCGAGGGCGCCCACAGCGTGCTGTCGGCCCACACGGGGCTGCCGGGGGCGAGGCTGTTCGACGACCTCGACGAGCTGGCCGAGGGCGATCGCTTCTTCGTGCGCGTGTACGGGCGGACGCTGGCCTACGAGGTGGACCGGATCTCGGTGGTGGAGCCCTCCGACACGGCGGGGCTCGCGCGCGCCGAAGGCGAGGACCACGTGACGCTCGTCACCTGCACCCCCTACGGCATCAACTCGCACCGGCTGCTCGTGCGCGGGACCCGGGTGCCCTACGAGGCCGAGGGGGCCGTCGCCGACCAGGCGTACGCGAACCCCTTCCCCTGGTGGACGCTCCTGCTGCTCGCGGGCTGGGCCGCCGCCACGGCGGCGGTGTGGCGGACGGGGAGGGGCCGGGTTGGATAG
- a CDS encoding carboxypeptidase-like regulatory domain-containing protein, with product MRPTTISKRRERPSPSMAGRSALAVLLALALAGPVQLSYAADASEAPSAAPPESAEGVSPEQSNAESEQASPPSSLNEDGVAEKSDDVVPQEPATVSSEGGSEEGSGPAKAVATAASGMGEIRLSQASIDAGVDADNYLFQEDVTLMVIYHPDPSASGRWFEIEIPYEFTMTAWPESLESATVQRVVSSEPYSEKLLVTLNDDVSLDTIFDIKLRVRDIELYQKASQADVVSPFAINSYTAQGATTPVESSTFEMKTKKLPAPGYTVSVKNPSLTADAVKGSSGSANVEYTLDLSKRKLTATDADFALAVPKQLKTSSGDVFDLDAVVNVSFGGNPQLVGEDQDHFYYKPDKYESSFNPAYRGDKSVSYQLRYHSDRAYSNEVYLSDLDIVSARDDSTVDWSAGKTLKLDTAVSGRKINASWDSAHFQQQARTGEKDVKASVTCYVAPPDHIASVLWMKEAEVIYTITDEVILKSGQPDGDGVDWNYETNLGRQIEAAEIPSLSPDGEWVVKAIYRGPVGGSRYETESGFVVDVRTAYADGSPLGASAYYGVTASGTSEPEASHASLNLQQSIRVASDDLSFIDWQGESQPIIGESDQTVAQYTLKGSNSTMLYQNARLAIDDPAVLGVCDMIRMTRGSNKQLVEYATSSGATGSIRVADIGGLIDEVEVPIPLAEGEYLTGLAIDFGTLDGINLSYDVKLKSSSRVPATLPSDGTDLEGRVFSTGATFSADGAPDRSWAAGTKFVRASSEQIMNVADSSASTFSPDDMPKWLGSYDEKRNAVVGKVELAAGTGKKQYWNMSIDFAGTDSRLLSLVKKIDTGGNGFRFKCVYTTNLHSEEREAGGNSLTVDLTGVLSENEYLTSLRLVPTDKYYDAYSACTVSLITTPDGDTYPHRFFSGEEFPATAASCRIVATCSADDLPAYERQGASVSFSSKATAYLTGNEFEGFTSSYKVYQGDSFTCTVRAQPSVTYGGEYQIKNPVYYFRVDSSYSFQDSTFKATGGSAISFGDPEVTTHVASDGSTIVKVVLPDYVLDSVGTKSDSRTDTLTRFQFDLRAAPWATPGSGYTPVSEVWTDFNESTGEPEAGYSPVVLQNTVPDDTGDLGLPGGTQLHLSSPYRANFQILEATEVGANSLASADATASVDVEGHDNDPFGQRLSIVSHIDHPTKDWVVYVPVPKEGSIVKYQAQDGSGLVTKESSPSACSLSLTGPVSNAGDGAIVTYSTDAAPAYDLTGAFVGTYVDASAVSDWSAVTMIRIEIPELAPREKRFPVIGYESELKAEVGDLIAYGGIYYNFKMGDSADWYKGSGGYGALNSYTLIDFHATGYAWSQPAASTLADPAAPVEERTPLAGAKVSTTNAVTGEELSAVTAEDGTYDLAVPSHGAYALEVAKEPARRYELVASGDPADPDSSKFDPATAQTAVSFERFDVRHVNAGFVDLGPISDPTELPVTGGAGAAPFAAAGIALMAGAALALRLRRNRLPRSR from the coding sequence ATGAGACCGACAACGATTAGCAAAAGGAGGGAGAGGCCCTCGCCGAGCATGGCGGGCAGGTCGGCGCTCGCCGTCCTGCTCGCCCTCGCGCTCGCCGGCCCTGTGCAGCTGTCGTACGCGGCGGACGCCTCCGAGGCCCCTTCGGCGGCTCCGCCCGAGAGCGCGGAGGGCGTTTCACCCGAGCAGAGCAACGCCGAGTCGGAGCAGGCTTCCCCGCCTTCAAGCCTGAACGAGGACGGAGTTGCAGAGAAGTCTGACGATGTCGTGCCGCAAGAGCCGGCTACGGTTTCTTCAGAGGGCGGCAGCGAGGAAGGCTCCGGCCCTGCAAAGGCCGTTGCGACAGCGGCGTCCGGCATGGGCGAGATACGCCTGTCTCAGGCGAGCATCGACGCGGGCGTCGATGCGGACAACTACCTTTTCCAAGAAGACGTCACCCTCATGGTCATCTACCATCCCGATCCCAGCGCATCGGGTCGTTGGTTCGAGATAGAGATTCCCTATGAGTTCACGATGACGGCATGGCCCGAATCCTTGGAGTCGGCGACCGTCCAACGCGTCGTCAGCAGCGAGCCGTACAGCGAAAAGCTGCTGGTCACCTTGAACGATGATGTCTCCCTCGACACCATTTTCGATATCAAGTTGCGCGTACGCGACATCGAGCTTTACCAAAAAGCATCCCAAGCGGATGTCGTCTCCCCCTTCGCGATCAATTCTTACACAGCCCAGGGGGCAACGACTCCTGTTGAGTCGAGCACGTTCGAAATGAAGACGAAAAAGCTTCCTGCTCCGGGCTATACGGTCTCGGTGAAGAACCCATCGCTTACCGCGGATGCCGTCAAAGGATCGTCCGGTTCGGCGAACGTGGAGTACACCCTCGATCTGTCGAAGCGAAAGCTGACTGCCACCGATGCCGACTTCGCGCTCGCAGTCCCTAAACAATTGAAAACGTCGTCCGGTGACGTGTTCGACCTCGATGCCGTGGTCAACGTTTCGTTCGGAGGGAATCCCCAGCTTGTCGGGGAGGATCAGGATCATTTCTACTACAAGCCCGACAAATACGAGAGCTCCTTTAACCCGGCTTATAGAGGAGACAAATCGGTCTCGTATCAGCTGCGCTACCATTCCGACAGGGCGTATTCCAACGAAGTGTACCTATCGGATCTCGATATCGTGTCGGCACGGGACGACTCGACGGTCGATTGGAGCGCGGGCAAAACCCTCAAGCTAGACACGGCCGTGTCGGGGAGGAAGATAAACGCCTCTTGGGATTCCGCGCATTTCCAGCAGCAAGCAAGAACGGGCGAGAAAGACGTGAAGGCGAGCGTGACGTGCTACGTAGCGCCGCCCGACCATATCGCCTCCGTCCTTTGGATGAAAGAGGCCGAGGTGATCTACACCATCACGGACGAAGTCATCCTGAAAAGCGGGCAGCCCGACGGCGACGGGGTCGACTGGAACTACGAGACCAATCTGGGCCGGCAGATCGAAGCCGCCGAGATACCGTCGCTCTCGCCCGACGGCGAATGGGTCGTCAAAGCCATCTACCGCGGGCCTGTCGGCGGTTCGAGGTACGAGACGGAAAGCGGGTTCGTCGTCGACGTCAGAACCGCGTACGCGGACGGATCCCCTCTGGGGGCGAGCGCCTACTACGGCGTTACCGCCTCGGGGACGTCCGAGCCCGAAGCGAGCCACGCCAGCCTTAACCTCCAGCAATCCATCAGAGTCGCGAGCGACGACCTCTCGTTCATCGACTGGCAGGGAGAAAGCCAGCCGATCATCGGCGAGTCTGATCAAACCGTAGCGCAATACACGCTGAAGGGCTCGAACTCGACCATGCTGTACCAGAACGCGAGGCTCGCCATAGATGATCCAGCCGTGCTCGGCGTATGCGATATGATCAGGATGACGCGAGGTTCCAACAAGCAGCTCGTCGAATACGCGACCAGCTCGGGCGCTACGGGCTCCATCAGGGTCGCCGACATCGGCGGTCTGATCGACGAGGTCGAGGTGCCCATCCCCTTGGCCGAAGGAGAGTACCTCACAGGGCTCGCCATCGACTTCGGGACGCTCGATGGGATAAACCTGTCCTACGATGTCAAACTGAAATCCAGCAGCCGCGTGCCTGCCACCCTTCCGTCGGACGGGACGGACCTGGAGGGGCGCGTCTTCTCAACGGGCGCGACGTTCTCTGCCGACGGGGCGCCCGATCGCAGCTGGGCCGCAGGCACGAAGTTCGTGCGCGCGTCTTCGGAGCAGATCATGAACGTTGCGGACAGCTCCGCCTCCACGTTCTCCCCGGACGACATGCCCAAATGGCTCGGCTCCTACGACGAGAAGCGAAACGCCGTCGTCGGGAAGGTCGAGCTTGCGGCGGGCACCGGGAAAAAGCAGTACTGGAACATGTCCATCGACTTTGCGGGAACCGATTCCCGGCTGCTCTCCCTGGTAAAGAAGATCGACACGGGCGGCAACGGATTCCGATTCAAATGCGTGTATACGACGAACCTGCACTCCGAAGAGCGCGAGGCGGGCGGCAATAGCCTTACGGTAGACCTTACCGGCGTGCTCTCTGAGAACGAGTACCTGACCTCCCTGAGGCTTGTCCCGACCGATAAATACTACGATGCTTATAGCGCGTGCACGGTCAGTCTTATAACGACGCCGGACGGCGACACGTATCCGCACAGGTTCTTCTCCGGCGAGGAGTTCCCCGCGACGGCGGCATCGTGCCGCATTGTGGCCACCTGCTCAGCCGACGACCTGCCCGCGTACGAACGTCAAGGGGCGAGCGTCTCGTTCTCATCGAAGGCGACGGCATACCTCACGGGAAACGAGTTCGAGGGTTTCACCTCCTCGTACAAGGTTTACCAGGGTGATTCGTTCACCTGCACCGTGAGAGCGCAGCCTTCGGTGACGTACGGCGGGGAGTATCAGATCAAGAACCCCGTGTACTACTTCAGGGTAGACAGCTCCTATTCCTTCCAAGACAGCACGTTCAAGGCGACCGGGGGGAGCGCCATCTCGTTCGGGGATCCCGAAGTGACGACGCACGTTGCTTCCGACGGCTCGACGATAGTCAAGGTGGTCCTCCCCGACTACGTGCTCGACTCCGTAGGGACGAAGTCCGATTCCCGCACGGACACCCTCACCAGGTTCCAGTTCGACCTGCGCGCGGCACCCTGGGCCACCCCCGGCTCGGGCTACACGCCCGTAAGCGAGGTCTGGACCGACTTCAACGAGAGCACGGGCGAGCCGGAGGCGGGCTACAGCCCCGTCGTCCTGCAGAACACGGTTCCCGACGACACAGGCGACCTGGGATTGCCGGGCGGCACGCAGCTCCACCTCTCCTCCCCCTACAGGGCGAACTTCCAGATACTGGAGGCCACCGAAGTGGGCGCGAACTCGCTGGCCTCTGCGGATGCGACCGCGTCCGTCGACGTGGAGGGGCACGACAACGACCCGTTCGGGCAGCGGCTCTCGATCGTATCGCACATCGACCATCCCACCAAGGACTGGGTGGTGTACGTTCCCGTGCCCAAGGAGGGTTCGATCGTGAAGTACCAAGCACAGGATGGCTCCGGGCTGGTGACGAAGGAATCGTCGCCCTCGGCTTGCTCCCTGAGCCTGACCGGCCCGGTGTCCAACGCGGGCGACGGCGCGATCGTCACGTATTCGACCGATGCTGCGCCTGCGTACGACCTGACGGGCGCATTCGTCGGCACGTACGTGGACGCCTCCGCCGTGTCCGATTGGTCGGCGGTTACGATGATCCGCATCGAGATCCCCGAGCTTGCTCCCCGCGAGAAGCGCTTCCCCGTTATCGGCTACGAGAGCGAGCTTAAGGCGGAAGTTGGGGACCTCATCGCCTACGGAGGCATCTACTACAACTTCAAGATGGGCGATTCCGCCGATTGGTACAAGGGGTCGGGCGGCTACGGCGCCCTCAACTCCTACACGCTGATCGACTTCCACGCTACCGGCTACGCCTGGTCGCAGCCTGCCGCCTCGACCCTGGCGGATCCCGCCGCCCCGGTCGAGGAGCGCACGCCGCTGGCCGGCGCGAAAGTGTCCACGACGAACGCCGTGACCGGCGAGGAGCTGTCGGCCGTCACGGCCGAAGACGGCACGTACGACCTGGCCGTGCCCAGCCACGGCGCCTATGCGCTGGAAGTGGCTAAGGAGCCTGCCCGCCGTTACGAGTTGGTGGCGTCGGGCGACCCGGCCGACCCCGACTCGTCGAAGTTCGATCCCGCCACCGCCCAGACGGCTGTCTCGTTCGAGCGCTTCGACGTGCGACACGTCAACGCGGGGTTCGTCGACCTTGGGCCCATCTCCGACCCGACGGAGCTCCCGGTGACGGGCGGGGCCGGCGCGGCTCCCTTCGCTGCGGCGGGCATAGCCTTGATGGCGGGAGCGGCGCTCGCGCTGCGGCTGCGCCGCAACCGTCTCCCCCGCAGCCGCTAG
- a CDS encoding Abi family protein: MEPQSKRTTRAGADPRKADAHMEHAKPKLDPEAQIDHLKRKGVGFNITSEAEAMLYLADKNTFFKLISYRKLFPLRDGGARDGEYANLEFAYLQDLASVDQHMRYAFLPMTLDIEHFAKVKVVSRVGSNAGEDGYSIVADYLSHLTPAERKRRERELGMARFDPCSSDLVEKYCDDMPVWVLLELVSFGTLIDFYLFCSQRWGDQAMAEEHYLLRQVKALRNSAAHSSNMLVGLREKSTPLATSKTVSAAVARTSLGKRARSAKMRNPRLQQMATFLWAYNRFVVGDTCWENAKESMAKLKGKIGEHSEYYEKNDTIRSSFDFLEKLLDAWF; the protein is encoded by the coding sequence ATGGAGCCGCAATCTAAACGCACGACGAGGGCGGGAGCGGATCCGCGAAAGGCCGACGCGCATATGGAGCACGCCAAACCGAAACTCGATCCCGAAGCCCAGATCGATCACCTGAAGAGGAAGGGGGTAGGGTTCAACATCACGAGCGAGGCTGAGGCCATGCTCTACCTTGCGGACAAGAACACCTTCTTCAAGCTCATCTCCTACCGCAAGCTCTTCCCGCTCAGGGACGGAGGAGCGCGCGATGGGGAGTACGCCAATCTGGAGTTCGCCTATCTTCAAGACCTCGCATCCGTTGACCAGCACATGCGCTACGCGTTCTTGCCCATGACCCTCGACATCGAGCATTTCGCCAAGGTGAAGGTTGTGAGCCGAGTGGGATCGAATGCCGGAGAGGACGGCTACTCGATAGTCGCTGACTACCTGTCGCATCTCACTCCTGCCGAAAGGAAGCGCCGAGAGCGAGAGCTGGGCATGGCGCGCTTTGACCCGTGCAGCTCCGATTTGGTAGAGAAGTACTGCGACGACATGCCGGTGTGGGTGCTCCTCGAGCTGGTCAGCTTTGGCACTCTCATCGACTTCTACCTCTTCTGCTCCCAGAGATGGGGCGATCAGGCCATGGCCGAGGAGCATTACTTACTGCGGCAGGTGAAGGCATTGAGAAACTCCGCCGCCCACTCGTCCAACATGCTCGTGGGCCTTCGCGAAAAGAGCACCCCTCTCGCCACATCGAAGACGGTGAGCGCGGCGGTGGCGAGAACGAGTCTCGGCAAGCGCGCGCGTTCGGCCAAGATGAGGAACCCCCGCCTGCAGCAGATGGCGACGTTCCTATGGGCGTACAACCGGTTCGTCGTCGGCGACACGTGCTGGGAGAACGCGAAGGAGTCGATGGCGAAACTCAAAGGGAAGATAGGCGAGCATTCTGAGTATTACGAGAAGAACGACACGATCCGGTCCTCGTTTGACTTTCTGGAAAAACTCCTTGACGCATGGTTCTAG
- a CDS encoding DUF5679 domain-containing protein, translating into MTIEAYCMKCKEKKRMLDPKAGKTSNGKDIMKGTCPACGSTICRIGAVPDGK; encoded by the coding sequence ATGACGATTGAAGCGTATTGCATGAAGTGCAAGGAGAAGAAGCGGATGCTCGACCCCAAGGCGGGGAAGACGAGCAACGGCAAGGACATCATGAAGGGGACCTGCCCGGCCTGCGGATCCACGATCTGCCGCATCGGCGCGGTGCCGGACGGGAAGTAG
- a CDS encoding SpaH/EbpB family LPXTG-anchored major pilin: protein MMKTSSLPKRAAAFALAAAMTCLMLPAAAFGAGTYGIEVHKYQDTSWTGGTAGDGTEITPPAGAQPLENVEFKAYKVVAGHEADADITAEKVAANKDAYLGAGAAPVGAETTAADGTASFTGLDEGLYYVEETDNLAVATKAAPFLVRLPMNINGTLASTVHVYPKNTVEGAPPVDKGGHVEPGAQVGDMVDWYVKMGVPEDYETGKKLVISDTIDSRLAYVAGSATVGVGATQPGATDVAFTEAIDGAKVTWTIDAAALNGMAVAAGDSIWVKFQTEIVAIDGNPIPNQAHVDYTNSLGATVSGDSGTNPVDPDGPDGPNPPIDPEIGFGDLDLTKVDKKDNAVLAGAEFELYTKDAGGNYVKVAAFGTQTSDANGKIAFADLAEGTYYLKEVKAPAGYETPADGTYTEFTVAKDGGYDVELSITNTMKGEDAFLLPITGGMGVIPFAAAGILLIGGGVYLVVRSRKRSAA, encoded by the coding sequence ATGATGAAAACATCATCGCTACCTAAGCGGGCGGCGGCGTTCGCGCTCGCCGCGGCCATGACCTGCCTGATGCTCCCGGCGGCCGCGTTCGGCGCCGGCACGTACGGCATCGAGGTGCACAAGTACCAGGACACGAGCTGGACCGGCGGCACCGCCGGCGACGGCACGGAGATCACGCCCCCGGCGGGAGCCCAGCCGCTGGAGAACGTCGAGTTCAAGGCTTACAAGGTCGTCGCCGGCCACGAGGCCGACGCCGACATCACGGCCGAGAAGGTCGCCGCCAACAAGGACGCCTACCTCGGCGCCGGCGCGGCTCCGGTCGGCGCCGAGACGACGGCCGCCGACGGCACGGCGAGCTTCACCGGCCTCGACGAGGGCCTGTACTACGTGGAGGAGACCGACAACCTCGCGGTCGCGACGAAGGCGGCGCCGTTCCTGGTGCGCCTGCCCATGAACATCAACGGCACGCTGGCGAGCACGGTGCACGTGTACCCCAAGAACACCGTCGAGGGCGCCCCGCCCGTCGACAAGGGCGGGCATGTCGAACCCGGCGCGCAGGTGGGCGACATGGTCGACTGGTACGTGAAGATGGGCGTGCCCGAGGACTACGAAACGGGCAAGAAGCTCGTCATCAGCGACACGATCGACAGCCGCCTCGCCTACGTGGCGGGCTCCGCGACCGTCGGCGTGGGGGCCACGCAGCCCGGCGCCACGGACGTCGCCTTCACCGAGGCGATCGACGGGGCGAAGGTCACCTGGACCATCGACGCGGCCGCGCTCAACGGCATGGCCGTCGCCGCGGGCGACTCCATCTGGGTGAAGTTCCAAACGGAGATCGTCGCCATCGACGGCAACCCGATCCCGAACCAGGCGCACGTCGACTACACGAACTCGCTCGGCGCCACGGTGAGCGGCGACTCGGGCACCAACCCCGTCGACCCCGACGGCCCCGACGGCCCGAACCCGCCGATCGATCCCGAGATCGGCTTCGGCGACCTCGACCTCACCAAGGTCGACAAGAAGGACAACGCCGTCCTCGCGGGCGCCGAGTTCGAGCTCTACACCAAGGATGCGGGCGGCAACTACGTGAAGGTCGCCGCGTTCGGCACCCAGACGTCCGACGCCAACGGCAAGATCGCCTTCGCGGACCTCGCGGAGGGCACGTACTACCTGAAGGAGGTCAAGGCGCCCGCCGGCTACGAGACCCCGGCCGACGGCACCTACACCGAGTTCACGGTCGCCAAGGACGGCGGCTACGACGTTGAGCTGTCCATCACCAACACCATGAAGGGCGAGGACGCCTTCCTGCTGCCCATCACCGGCGGCATGGGCGTGATCCCGTTCGCCGCGGCGGGCATCCTGCTCATCGGCGGCGGCGTGTACCTGGTCGTGCGCTCCCGCAAGCGCAGCGCCGCGTAG
- a CDS encoding Rrf2 family transcriptional regulator: protein MKTTTRYAVLIVLCLASYGGTRSAKDIAAFTGIPAAMIAQVVSKLRRARLIRSARGHEGGYCMAGPAEDVSLLDIIEAMGEREAAISCTPHEAPPSYRKLGSDPVSERGAERLAFAVRSLALVNLRVDGILREATLERLVFGREGPAVPDDFPACAAAPDPHAVRVQGIPEPPKRKERDYETDND from the coding sequence TTGAAGACAACGACCAGATACGCCGTGCTCATCGTCCTGTGCCTCGCCTCTTACGGCGGCACGCGCAGCGCGAAGGACATCGCGGCCTTCACCGGAATACCCGCAGCTATGATCGCGCAGGTGGTATCGAAGCTCCGCCGAGCTCGGCTGATCCGCTCGGCGCGAGGACATGAGGGAGGCTACTGCATGGCTGGGCCAGCCGAGGATGTCTCCCTCCTCGACATCATAGAGGCGATGGGCGAGCGCGAAGCCGCCATCTCCTGCACCCCTCACGAGGCGCCCCCTTCCTACCGAAAGCTCGGCTCCGACCCCGTTTCCGAGCGGGGCGCCGAGAGGCTCGCCTTCGCCGTGCGATCCCTGGCTCTCGTGAACCTCCGCGTGGACGGGATCCTTCGGGAGGCGACGCTCGAGCGGCTGGTGTTCGGGCGGGAAGGCCCGGCCGTCCCCGATGACTTTCCTGCGTGCGCCGCGGCGCCCGACCCGCACGCTGTCCGTGTTCAGGGCATCCCAGAGCCACCGAAAAGAAAGGAGAGGGACTATGAGACCGACAACGATTAG